Proteins co-encoded in one Marinitoga sp. 38H-ov genomic window:
- the rplR gene encoding 50S ribosomal protein L18 produces the protein MIKPIQKKKLRRKRHLRVRSKVFGTPERPRMAVFKSNKHIYVQIIDDTKGHTLAAASTLDKDLKLEKTWDIEAAKEVGKLVAKKALEKGIAKVSFDRGGFKYHGKIKALADAAREAGLEF, from the coding sequence ATGATTAAACCCATTCAAAAGAAAAAGTTAAGAAGAAAAAGACATTTAAGGGTTAGAAGCAAAGTTTTTGGAACTCCTGAAAGACCAAGAATGGCAGTTTTCAAGAGTAATAAACATATATATGTTCAAATAATAGATGATACTAAAGGACATACATTAGCAGCTGCTTCTACTTTAGATAAAGATTTAAAATTAGAAAAAACATGGGATATAGAAGCTGCTAAAGAAGTAGGTAAATTAGTAGCTAAAAAAGCATTGGAAAAAGGAATAGCTAAAGTATCTTTTGATAGAGGCGGCTTCAAATATCACGGAAAAATTAAAGCATTAGCTGATGCTGCACGTGAAGCAGGTCTTGAATTTTAA
- the rplF gene encoding 50S ribosomal protein L6: MSRISKNPIDIPNGVEVTVNDNIIKVKGPKGELAQEYLPYVKFVIEDNKIKVEANEESMKRKSDEKRINMFQGTYASLVKNMIKGVTEGFSKELEILGIGYRAAMQGSKLVLQLGYSHPIEYLPPEGVTIEVPAPNKIIVKGINKYLVGEVAAKIKRFRKPNVYSGKGIKYVGEVIIRKQGKKV, translated from the coding sequence ATGTCACGTATATCAAAAAATCCAATAGATATACCAAATGGAGTAGAAGTGACAGTTAACGATAATATTATTAAAGTTAAAGGTCCGAAAGGTGAATTAGCTCAAGAATATTTACCATATGTAAAATTTGTAATTGAAGATAATAAAATAAAAGTTGAAGCTAATGAAGAGTCAATGAAAAGAAAAAGCGATGAAAAAAGAATTAACATGTTCCAAGGTACTTATGCATCATTAGTAAAAAATATGATTAAAGGTGTAACAGAAGGATTTTCTAAGGAATTAGAAATTCTTGGTATTGGTTACAGAGCTGCAATGCAAGGATCTAAATTAGTCTTACAATTAGGTTATTCTCACCCTATTGAATACCTTCCGCCTGAAGGTGTTACAATTGAAGTACCAGCACCAAATAAAATAATTGTTAAAGGGATAAACAAATATTTAGTTGGTGAAGTTGCAGCAAAAATTAAAAGATTTAGAAAACCAAATGTATACTCAGGTAAAGGTATTAAATATGTTGGTGAGGTAATAATCAGAAAACAAGGTAAGAAAGTTTAA
- the rpsH gene encoding 30S ribosomal protein S8 yields MWSDPVADMLTRIRNANLVMKESVEVPASNLKRNIAEILKREGYISDYKFIEDGKQGILKIQLKYKGERKNKQHVIHSIIRVSKPGRRVYVSKDKIPVVKGGMGISIISTSKGVLTDKEARELGVGGELICYVW; encoded by the coding sequence GAATAAGAAATGCAAACCTTGTTATGAAAGAAAGTGTAGAAGTTCCAGCATCTAATTTAAAAAGAAATATTGCTGAAATTTTAAAAAGAGAAGGATATATTTCTGATTATAAATTTATAGAAGATGGAAAACAAGGAATATTAAAAATACAATTAAAATATAAAGGTGAAAGAAAAAATAAGCAACATGTTATTCATAGTATAATAAGAGTTTCTAAACCAGGTAGAAGAGTATATGTATCAAAGGATAAAATTCCTGTTGTTAAAGGCGGAATGGGAATATCAATAATTTCAACATCAAAAGGTGTTCTAACTGACAAAGAAGCTAGAGAGCTTGGTGTTGGTGGAGAACTAATTTGTTACGTTTGGTAG